The following coding sequences are from one Devosia yakushimensis window:
- a CDS encoding RrF2 family transcriptional regulator — MLTKKGKYGLKALSALAELPPGQLAFVGEIATANNIPKKFLDAILAELRNAGFVYSRKGKTGGYSLARPPEEIKIGHVVRVLDGPLAPIPCASKTRFQPCDDCDMATCQVRHLMLEVRNAIAEVLDNTSLTELGNLGPIETLASETTASETRSA, encoded by the coding sequence ATGCTGACCAAAAAGGGCAAATACGGCCTGAAAGCTCTTTCCGCCCTGGCGGAATTGCCGCCGGGTCAGCTCGCCTTCGTGGGCGAGATTGCCACCGCCAACAATATTCCCAAGAAATTCCTCGACGCGATCCTGGCCGAATTGCGCAATGCCGGCTTCGTCTACAGCCGCAAGGGCAAGACCGGCGGCTATAGCCTTGCCCGCCCGCCCGAGGAGATCAAGATCGGGCACGTCGTGCGCGTGCTCGACGGCCCCCTCGCACCCATCCCCTGCGCCAGCAAAACCCGCTTCCAGCCCTGCGACGACTGCGACATGGCCACCTGCCAGGTCCGCCACCTCATGCTCGAAGTTCGCAATGCCATCGCCGAAGTGCTTGATAATACCAGCCTGACCGAGCTGGGCAATTTGGGCCCCATCGAGACGCTTGCCTCCGAGACCACGGCCTCCGAAACGCGCAGCGCCTGA